Part of the Pangasianodon hypophthalmus isolate fPanHyp1 chromosome 9, fPanHyp1.pri, whole genome shotgun sequence genome is shown below.
ttgcacagtttaTATAGTAGAAAACTGTCTAAAAGTAGAATATGATGGCCATCACACATATAAGCCAATCTTTTCATTAATATGCTAAGGTGCTGGCGTATTAGAGATACGTATGTAGTATGTAATCCAGTTGAATTTGATTGTATATATGCTGAGTTGAggttataaataaaagtatgagAATCAAACATACAAGGACAAATCATACAGAGGAGCTGCTCGTGGTGATAGAGGTGTCTAGAAAGGCAACATTTTGTGACAAACAGAGCACAGTCTGGGTTTGTACTTGGGCTTGTAAAATAATATCTGCTATGCCCTTGTGTTAGTGACTGATTGCATACTTTAATGTCTGGACAAATTACAGTGTTTGTCTCTCCGTTTCTGTAGAGAAATGTCAATATCGGCCACTGAGGATAGTTATTTTCTTTGCTTTGAGACAGTGAAAATATAATGTAGCTTCTTAATCAAAACACAGAATGGCATTAATATCCGTTCAATATTAAAAGTCACACCAATCCTTCATTTGCACAACTGTCTCAGTGTGAATGGTGACTCATAGCTGTAGTTTGAACATATAACACATTTTTGATGGATAAATACATGGATGGAGATAAAAAATCTAACACAAGCTCGTTTTTTTGTAACAGGACAGAAGATCCATCACAAGATGATGAGAAAAGAAGGTCAGTGAGACAAAGCGACAAAAGCACATCTTTTACATTATTAGCCTTGGACTGTATGTATGATGTAGCGTGTCATTTCCTGTAGGAACTATGGTGGGGTGTATGTGGGACTACCGACAGATATGAACACAGTGCCAGCCAGTCAGTC
Proteins encoded:
- the LOC113529608 gene encoding overexpressed in colon carcinoma 1 protein, producing MGCGNSSATNTTAGGPAEAAKDVTEDPSQDDEKRRNYGGVYVGLPTDMNTVPASQSKSTRKD